Proteins from a genomic interval of Lysobacter arenosi:
- a CDS encoding glutathione S-transferase family protein, with amino-acid sequence MITVYGYPCSGNCHKLKLLLTQLGREFKWVDIDSTCGETRTPEFLGKNPNGKVPMIELEDGRILTESNAILCWLAEGTPFWTGDAWQRAQVLSWLFFEQYSHEPYIAVARFIRGWSPLDSPRRATLAQLRERGHQALAVMEQHLAAGHEWFSGEAYGIADIALFAYTVVADEGGFDVSRYPQIREWLARVMKTPGFVAMPSPPVEVASRLALPD; translated from the coding sequence ATGATCACCGTCTACGGCTATCCCTGTTCCGGCAATTGCCACAAGCTGAAGTTGCTGCTGACCCAGCTCGGCCGCGAGTTCAAATGGGTCGATATCGACAGCACCTGCGGCGAGACACGCACGCCGGAATTCCTGGGCAAGAATCCCAACGGCAAGGTGCCGATGATCGAGCTCGAGGATGGCCGCATCCTCACCGAGTCGAACGCGATCCTGTGCTGGCTGGCCGAAGGCACGCCGTTCTGGACAGGCGACGCCTGGCAGCGTGCGCAGGTGCTGAGCTGGTTGTTCTTCGAGCAGTACAGCCATGAGCCGTACATCGCCGTTGCCCGTTTCATCCGTGGCTGGTCGCCGCTGGACTCGCCGCGTCGCGCCACGCTGGCGCAGTTGCGCGAGCGCGGCCATCAGGCGCTGGCGGTAATGGAGCAGCACCTTGCCGCCGGGCACGAATGGTTCAGCGGTGAAGCCTACGGCATCGCCGACATCGCGCTGTTCGCCTACACCGTCGTCGCCGATGAAGGCGGCTTCGACGTTTCGCGGTATCCGCAGATCCGCGAATGGCTGGCCCGCGTGATGAAGACGCCGGGCTTTGTCGCCATGCCGTCACCGCCGGTCGAGGTCGCCTCGCGCCTGGCGCTGCCGGACTGA
- a CDS encoding DUF1674 domain-containing protein, whose translation MVGQGEGETGGGLRVVMHGGRELTFSAVMIGQTPPVEAPEADSTPQPAPLTDPNRPKEHGGREGPEPTRYGDWEKNGRCIDF comes from the coding sequence ATGGTCGGGCAGGGCGAAGGCGAGACCGGCGGCGGCCTGCGGGTTGTCATGCATGGGGGGCGGGAATTAACATTCAGCGCCGTGATGATAGGCCAAACCCCACCCGTTGAAGCGCCCGAGGCAGATTCGACTCCGCAGCCCGCGCCATTGACGGATCCCAACAGGCCAAAGGAGCACGGCGGGCGCGAAGGCCCCGAACCGACCCGCTACGGCGACTGGGAAAAGAACGGCCGCTGCATCGATTTCTGA
- the asnB gene encoding asparagine synthase (glutamine-hydrolyzing) translates to MCGLAGLLRATPDASDERLTALAGAMGDALVHRGPDDRGVWTEAATGIALAHRRLSILDLSPLGHQPMASSDHRFVIAYNGEVYNFAELREVLVARGHAFRGHSDTEVLLAAVVEWGVEDAISRCNGMFAIALWDRQERCLWLARDRVGKKPLYYGWAGDTFVFGSELKALWRHPDFDNGVSRDALALLLRLDYIPAPHAIHERTFKLLPGSLLRIDAATVAGGAGAHDPQRDQRRYWDPRERMETALRAPFKGDEREAENRLDELLREAVGLRMVADVPVGVFLSGGTDSSIVTALMQAQSRHPVRTFTIGFERSHHDEAHLAREVAEHLHTAHTELYVSGSDALAVVPTLPAMFDEPFADASQVPTALVARVARSAVTVALSGDGGDELFFGYKRYERALRNWRWQRRVPSPLRKAMARSATGHGESSRTGGFAALAAEMGACGIGDVYRQRIARWRDPACAVPGAKLPATLYDQPDPLHGAGTAADAMMLADFSVYLPEDLLCKVDRTSMAVSLEARAPLLDWHVAEFAWSLPLAFKRHPKGNKYLLKQVLRRYLPDEMVDRGKRGFGAPVSDWLRGDLREWASALLDEQRLREEGYFDAAAVHGIWRKFLGGERKWHTHLWNVLMFQAWHEHWREQRRDV, encoded by the coding sequence ATGTGCGGTCTCGCCGGACTGTTGCGCGCCACCCCCGACGCCAGTGATGAGCGGCTGACCGCGCTCGCCGGCGCGATGGGTGATGCGCTGGTCCACCGTGGCCCGGACGATCGCGGTGTCTGGACGGAAGCGGCGACCGGGATCGCGCTGGCGCATCGCCGCCTGAGCATCCTCGACCTGTCGCCGCTGGGCCACCAGCCGATGGCGTCGAGCGACCACCGCTTCGTCATCGCCTACAACGGCGAGGTCTACAACTTCGCCGAGCTGCGCGAAGTGCTGGTCGCACGCGGCCACGCCTTCCGCGGCCATTCCGACACCGAGGTGCTGCTGGCCGCGGTGGTGGAGTGGGGCGTGGAAGATGCGATCTCCCGCTGCAACGGCATGTTCGCGATCGCCTTGTGGGATCGCCAGGAGCGCTGCCTGTGGCTGGCCCGCGACCGCGTCGGCAAGAAGCCGCTGTACTACGGCTGGGCCGGGGACACGTTCGTGTTCGGCTCCGAGCTGAAGGCACTGTGGCGCCACCCGGATTTCGACAACGGCGTCAGCCGTGATGCGCTGGCGTTGCTGTTGCGCCTGGATTACATCCCGGCGCCGCATGCAATCCATGAGCGCACCTTCAAGCTGCTGCCGGGCTCGCTGCTGCGCATCGACGCGGCGACCGTGGCAGGCGGCGCCGGGGCCCACGATCCGCAGCGCGACCAGCGCCGCTACTGGGATCCGCGCGAACGCATGGAAACGGCGCTGCGTGCGCCATTCAAGGGCGACGAGCGCGAAGCGGAGAACCGCCTCGACGAACTGCTGCGCGAGGCAGTCGGCCTCCGCATGGTCGCCGACGTTCCCGTCGGCGTGTTCCTGTCGGGCGGCACCGATTCCTCGATCGTCACCGCGCTGATGCAGGCACAAAGCCGGCACCCGGTGCGCACCTTCACGATCGGCTTCGAGCGCTCGCATCATGACGAGGCGCACCTCGCGCGCGAGGTCGCCGAGCACCTGCATACCGCGCACACCGAGTTGTACGTCAGCGGCAGCGATGCGCTGGCGGTGGTGCCGACATTGCCGGCGATGTTCGACGAACCCTTTGCCGATGCTTCGCAGGTGCCGACCGCGCTGGTGGCGCGCGTGGCGCGCAGCGCGGTCACCGTGGCCCTGTCGGGTGACGGCGGCGACGAACTTTTCTTTGGCTACAAGCGCTACGAACGCGCCTTGCGCAACTGGCGCTGGCAGCGGCGCGTGCCGTCACCGCTGCGCAAGGCGATGGCGCGCAGTGCGACCGGTCATGGCGAATCCTCGCGCACCGGCGGCTTTGCCGCGCTTGCGGCGGAGATGGGCGCGTGCGGCATCGGCGACGTCTACCGGCAGCGCATCGCCCGCTGGCGCGATCCGGCCTGCGCGGTACCTGGCGCCAAGCTGCCGGCGACGCTGTACGACCAGCCCGATCCGCTACACGGCGCCGGCACCGCCGCCGACGCGATGATGCTGGCCGACTTCAGCGTCTACCTGCCCGAAGACCTGCTGTGCAAGGTCGACCGCACCAGCATGGCGGTGAGCCTGGAGGCGCGGGCGCCGCTGCTGGACTGGCACGTGGCGGAGTTCGCATGGTCGTTGCCGCTGGCGTTCAAGCGCCACCCTAAAGGCAACAAGTACCTGCTCAAGCAGGTGCTGCGACGTTATCTGCCCGACGAGATGGTCGACCGCGGCAAGCGTGGGTTCGGTGCGCCGGTCAGTGATTGGCTGCGCGGCGACCTGCGCGAATGGGCGTCAGCGCTGCTGGACGAGCAGCGCCTGCGCGAAGAGGGGTACTTCGATGCCGCTGCGGTGCACGGCATCTGGCGCAAGTTCCTCGGCGGCGAGCGCAAGTGGCACACGCACCTCTGGAACGTGCTGATGTTCCAGGCGTGGCATGAGCATTGGCGCGAGCAGCGCCGCGACGTCTAG
- the sdhC gene encoding succinate dehydrogenase, cytochrome b556 subunit, whose product MANDPRVRERPLSPHMQIYSWQVQMVTSILHRGTGIVLTLGSLLIVWGLVALAAGPESWGTFTACARSPLGFLVLFGWSWSLAYHLLNGIRHLVQDAGYGYRIEAFVRSSWISVFGSLVLTVIIWLLAMMAQRGGA is encoded by the coding sequence ATGGCTAACGATCCACGCGTCCGCGAACGCCCCCTGTCACCGCACATGCAGATTTACAGCTGGCAGGTGCAGATGGTGACCTCGATCCTGCACCGTGGCACAGGCATCGTCCTGACCCTGGGCAGCCTCCTCATTGTGTGGGGTCTGGTGGCACTGGCCGCCGGTCCCGAATCCTGGGGCACCTTCACCGCCTGCGCGCGGTCGCCGCTGGGCTTCCTGGTCCTGTTCGGCTGGAGCTGGTCGCTGGCTTACCACCTGCTCAACGGCATCCGCCACCTGGTGCAGGACGCCGGTTACGGCTACCGCATCGAAGCGTTTGTGCGCAGCAGCTGGATCTCGGTCTTCGGCAGCCTGGTGCTGACGGTGATCATCTGGCTGCTTGCGATGATGGCCCAGCGAGGTGGCGCATGA
- the sdhA gene encoding succinate dehydrogenase flavoprotein subunit encodes MAAAYKIHEHTFDMVVVGAGGAGLRATFGLAQKGLKTACITKVFPTRSHTVAAQGGVAAALANMGEDDWRYHFFDTVKGSDWLGDQDAIEYMCKEAIPAIIELEHYGVPFSRTDDGKIYQRPFGGMTTRYGEGPPAQRTCAAADRTGHAILHTLYQQSLAHDAQFFIEYFALDLIMGANGACRGVLALDMAEGTLHLFKAQGTVLATGGYGRAYFSATSAHTCTGDGGGMALRAGLSLQDMEFVQFHPTGIYGAGCLITEGVRGEGGILRNSNGERFMERYAPSVKDLAPRDMVSRAMTMEIREGRGVGEHKDHILLDLTHLGPEVIHEKLPGIAESARIFANVDVEKQPIPVIPTVHYNMGGIPTNYHGEVVQLRNGNPDEVVPGLYAIGEAACVSVHGANRLGSNSLLDLVVFGRAVANRAAETVKVDGKQARLAGDACDSALARLDKLRNANGGTPTAVIRDKMQRTMQLDAAVFRTGETLADGVRKMREIHASFGDVKVADRSLIWNSDLIETYELSNLLDQALVTIVSAENRTESRGAHAREDFPDRDDAHWQKHTLCSVTESGETAIDYRPVHMYTLSDDVSVVPPKKRVY; translated from the coding sequence ATGGCCGCCGCTTACAAGATCCACGAACACACCTTCGACATGGTCGTCGTCGGCGCCGGTGGCGCCGGTCTGCGCGCGACCTTCGGCCTGGCCCAGAAGGGCCTGAAGACCGCTTGCATCACCAAGGTGTTCCCGACCCGTTCGCACACCGTGGCCGCCCAGGGCGGCGTCGCCGCGGCGCTGGCCAACATGGGCGAGGACGACTGGCGTTACCACTTCTTCGATACCGTCAAGGGTTCGGACTGGCTGGGCGACCAGGACGCGATCGAGTACATGTGCAAGGAAGCCATCCCGGCGATCATCGAGCTGGAGCACTACGGCGTTCCGTTCTCGCGCACGGACGACGGCAAGATCTACCAGCGCCCGTTCGGCGGCATGACCACCCGTTACGGCGAAGGCCCGCCGGCGCAGCGCACCTGCGCCGCCGCCGACCGCACCGGCCACGCCATCCTGCACACGCTGTACCAGCAGTCGCTGGCGCATGACGCGCAGTTCTTCATCGAGTACTTCGCACTCGACCTGATCATGGGCGCCAACGGCGCCTGCCGCGGCGTGCTTGCGCTGGACATGGCCGAAGGCACGCTGCACCTGTTCAAGGCGCAGGGCACGGTGCTGGCCACCGGCGGCTACGGCCGCGCCTACTTCTCGGCGACCTCGGCCCATACCTGCACCGGCGACGGCGGCGGCATGGCGCTGCGAGCGGGCCTGTCGCTGCAGGACATGGAGTTCGTGCAGTTCCACCCGACCGGCATCTACGGCGCCGGCTGCCTGATCACCGAGGGTGTCCGCGGTGAAGGCGGCATCCTGCGCAACAGCAACGGCGAGCGCTTCATGGAGCGCTACGCGCCGAGCGTGAAGGACCTCGCCCCGCGCGACATGGTCAGCCGCGCGATGACGATGGAAATCCGCGAAGGCCGCGGCGTCGGCGAGCACAAGGACCACATCCTGCTCGACCTGACCCACCTCGGCCCGGAAGTGATCCACGAGAAGCTGCCGGGCATCGCCGAGTCGGCGCGCATCTTCGCCAACGTCGACGTCGAGAAGCAGCCGATCCCGGTGATCCCGACCGTGCACTACAACATGGGCGGCATCCCGACCAACTACCACGGCGAAGTGGTGCAGCTGCGCAACGGCAACCCGGACGAAGTCGTCCCGGGCCTGTACGCGATCGGCGAAGCGGCCTGCGTGTCGGTGCACGGCGCCAACCGCCTGGGTTCGAACTCGCTGCTCGACCTGGTCGTGTTCGGTCGCGCCGTCGCCAACCGTGCTGCCGAGACGGTCAAGGTCGACGGCAAGCAGGCCCGCCTCGCCGGCGATGCCTGCGACTCGGCCCTGGCCCGCCTGGACAAGCTGCGCAACGCCAACGGCGGCACGCCGACGGCGGTCATCCGCGACAAGATGCAGCGCACGATGCAGCTCGACGCCGCGGTGTTCCGCACCGGCGAGACGCTGGCGGACGGCGTGCGCAAGATGCGCGAGATCCACGCGTCGTTCGGTGACGTCAAGGTTGCCGACCGTTCGCTGATCTGGAACTCGGACCTGATCGAGACCTACGAGCTGTCGAACCTGCTCGACCAGGCGCTGGTGACGATTGTCTCGGCCGAGAACCGCACCGAGTCGCGCGGCGCCCACGCCCGCGAGGACTTCCCGGACCGCGACGACGCCCACTGGCAGAAGCACACCCTGTGCTCGGTCACTGAAAGCGGCGAAACCGCCATCGACTATCGCCCGGTGCACATGTACACGTTGAGCGACGACGTGTCCGTGGTTCCGCCGAAGAAGCGCGTCTACTGA
- a CDS encoding thiamine pyrophosphate-dependent enzyme, producing the protein MSVLPNPIPARMKGLNRAEICDVNFSEFVKAWNGRTEARPAAGEAILDGSALDARGFRELFESQLVSRHLDLMARVLRVQNKVFYTIGSSGHEGNAMVARLTRHTDPAFLHYRSGGFMAERFRKLPGMDPVMDSALSFAASKDDPASGGRHKVWGSKPLWVLPQTSTIASHLPKALGTAVAIEAGKRLGHALPIPDDSITICSFGDASANHATAQTAFNAAAWTAYQKLPAPVLFVCEDNGIGISVKTPGGWIGNRFRNMDGLDYFTADGLDLAAGYGDVQRAVEHCRTTRRPTFLHLKTTRIMGHAGTDFEIEWRSIEELCAVEATDPLLRSAAIALESGLMSKDEVLDLYEQTRKKCFAAADEADRRPKLDNLADVIAPLAPYTPAKVAAEAKRADYAPRRLEVFGSEAKLPENQPPRHLAIQINNALHDIFAKYPDTLLFGEDVAQKGGVYTVTKGLQKAFGPRRVFNTLLDETMILGMAQGFANVGMLPIPEIQYLAYFHNACDQIRGEAASLQFFSNNQYANPMVVRIAGLGYQRGFGGHFHNDNSITALRDIPGLVVGCPSRGDDAATMLRTLTALAKVDGRVSVFLEPIALYMTKDLYEAGDGGWLTNYPKPDEAMTLGEGRIYGEGNDDLVIVSYGNGVPMSLRAARTIEAKHGWKARVVDLRWLVPLNEEFIREQARSAKRLLIVDEGRHSAGVGEGVLTAIAEGGYGARPFQRVVGVDTYTPLAGAAFLVIPGEDDIVAAADRLA; encoded by the coding sequence ATGTCCGTACTGCCCAATCCGATCCCCGCACGCATGAAAGGCCTGAACCGGGCCGAGATCTGCGACGTCAACTTCAGCGAGTTCGTCAAAGCCTGGAATGGCCGCACCGAAGCCCGTCCGGCCGCGGGTGAGGCGATCCTCGACGGCAGCGCGCTCGATGCGCGCGGGTTCCGCGAGTTGTTCGAGTCGCAGCTGGTCAGCCGTCACCTCGACCTGATGGCGCGCGTGCTGCGCGTGCAGAACAAGGTCTTCTACACGATCGGTTCCAGCGGCCACGAAGGCAATGCGATGGTCGCGCGCCTGACGCGCCATACCGATCCGGCGTTCCTGCATTACCGTTCCGGCGGCTTCATGGCCGAGCGCTTCCGCAAGCTGCCCGGGATGGACCCGGTGATGGATTCGGCGCTGTCGTTCGCCGCCAGCAAGGACGACCCGGCCAGCGGTGGCCGCCACAAGGTCTGGGGCAGCAAGCCGTTGTGGGTGTTGCCGCAGACGTCGACGATTGCCTCGCACCTGCCCAAGGCATTGGGCACGGCGGTCGCGATCGAGGCCGGCAAGCGCCTGGGTCATGCGCTGCCGATTCCGGACGACAGCATCACGATCTGCTCCTTCGGCGACGCGTCGGCCAACCACGCCACCGCGCAGACCGCATTCAATGCAGCCGCCTGGACCGCCTACCAGAAGCTGCCGGCGCCGGTGCTGTTCGTCTGCGAGGACAACGGTATCGGCATCTCGGTGAAGACCCCGGGTGGCTGGATCGGCAACCGCTTCCGCAACATGGACGGGCTGGATTACTTCACCGCCGACGGCCTCGACCTGGCGGCTGGTTACGGCGACGTGCAGCGTGCCGTCGAGCATTGCCGCACTACGCGCCGTCCGACCTTCCTGCACCTGAAGACGACCCGCATCATGGGTCACGCCGGCACCGACTTCGAGATCGAATGGCGTTCGATCGAGGAACTGTGCGCGGTCGAGGCCACCGATCCGCTGCTGCGCTCTGCCGCGATCGCGCTCGAGTCGGGCCTGATGTCGAAGGACGAAGTACTCGACCTGTACGAGCAGACGCGCAAGAAGTGCTTCGCCGCGGCCGACGAGGCCGACCGCCGGCCCAAGCTCGACAACCTCGCCGACGTGATCGCGCCGCTGGCGCCGTACACGCCGGCCAAGGTCGCCGCCGAAGCCAAGCGCGCCGATTACGCTCCGCGCCGACTGGAAGTGTTCGGCAGCGAGGCCAAACTGCCGGAGAACCAGCCGCCGCGTCACCTGGCGATCCAGATCAACAACGCCCTGCACGACATCTTCGCCAAGTATCCCGACACGCTGCTGTTCGGCGAGGACGTGGCGCAGAAGGGCGGCGTCTATACCGTCACCAAGGGCCTGCAGAAGGCCTTCGGCCCGCGCCGCGTGTTCAACACGCTGCTCGACGAGACAATGATCCTGGGCATGGCCCAGGGCTTCGCCAACGTCGGCATGCTGCCGATCCCGGAGATCCAGTACCTGGCGTACTTCCACAACGCCTGCGACCAGATCCGTGGCGAGGCGGCGAGCCTGCAGTTCTTCAGCAACAACCAGTACGCCAATCCGATGGTCGTGCGCATCGCCGGACTGGGCTACCAGCGCGGCTTCGGCGGCCACTTCCACAACGACAATTCGATCACCGCGCTGCGCGACATCCCGGGCCTGGTGGTCGGTTGCCCGTCGCGCGGCGACGACGCGGCGACGATGCTGCGCACGCTGACGGCACTGGCCAAGGTCGACGGACGCGTCAGCGTGTTCCTCGAGCCGATCGCGCTGTACATGACCAAGGACCTGTACGAAGCCGGCGACGGCGGCTGGCTGACGAACTATCCCAAGCCTGATGAGGCGATGACGCTCGGCGAAGGCCGCATCTACGGCGAGGGCAACGACGACCTGGTGATCGTCAGCTACGGAAATGGCGTGCCGATGAGCCTGCGCGCCGCGCGGACCATCGAGGCCAAGCACGGCTGGAAAGCACGCGTGGTCGACCTGCGCTGGCTGGTGCCGCTCAACGAAGAGTTCATCCGCGAGCAGGCACGCAGCGCCAAGCGCCTGCTGATCGTCGACGAAGGCCGTCACAGTGCCGGCGTCGGCGAGGGCGTGCTTACCGCAATTGCCGAAGGTGGTTACGGGGCGCGGCCGTTCCAGCGTGTCGTCGGCGTCGACACCTACACGCCGCTGGCTGGCGCCGCATTCCTGGTGATTCCGGGCGAGGACGACATCGTCGCGGCAGCGGACCGGCTCGCCTGA
- a CDS encoding YgfZ/GcvT domain-containing protein, translated as MHDNPQAAAGLAFALPDHRLIALSGRDAVAFAQAQFMNDVGLLEPRSWQWNGWLTPKGRVVALFALLKLSDETLWLLLPDADPTELAAALQRFVFRSKVKIEVRQDLHVSGSFTAPAMSQGSALGGDDGVETVEMDVGGDAGPRCLRISGGADATADAQALARWQAYDLEHGLPRLPASQAGHWTPQQLSLERLQAFSVKKGCYPGQEIVARTHFLGQAKRGLALLEGDAALVAGSDVAAGATALGKLVAAVDADHRHVALAVLPLERETVEMTAGDVALRELPLRGGLGR; from the coding sequence ATGCATGACAACCCGCAGGCCGCCGCCGGTCTCGCCTTCGCCCTGCCCGACCATCGCCTGATCGCGCTCAGCGGGCGTGATGCGGTCGCTTTTGCGCAGGCACAGTTCATGAACGACGTTGGCCTGCTGGAGCCGCGCAGCTGGCAGTGGAATGGCTGGCTGACGCCCAAAGGGCGCGTGGTGGCGCTGTTCGCTTTGCTGAAACTGTCCGATGAGACGCTCTGGCTGCTGCTGCCCGATGCCGATCCGACCGAACTGGCCGCCGCACTGCAGCGCTTCGTGTTTCGCAGCAAGGTCAAGATCGAAGTTCGCCAGGATCTGCACGTCAGTGGTTCCTTTACGGCACCGGCGATGTCGCAAGGCTCCGCCCTAGGCGGTGATGATGGGGTCGAGACGGTCGAAATGGACGTCGGCGGCGACGCCGGGCCGCGCTGCCTGCGCATTTCCGGCGGTGCCGATGCCACGGCCGATGCCCAGGCGCTGGCGCGCTGGCAGGCCTACGACCTCGAGCACGGCCTGCCGCGCCTGCCGGCCTCCCAGGCCGGCCACTGGACGCCGCAGCAGCTATCGCTGGAGCGCTTGCAGGCCTTCAGCGTGAAGAAGGGCTGCTATCCGGGCCAGGAGATCGTCGCGCGCACGCATTTCCTGGGCCAGGCCAAGCGTGGGCTGGCATTGCTTGAAGGCGATGCGGCGCTGGTTGCCGGATCCGATGTGGCTGCCGGCGCCACTGCGCTGGGCAAGCTGGTGGCGGCTGTCGATGCCGACCACCGGCATGTCGCGCTGGCGGTGCTGCCGCTGGAACGTGAGACGGTGGAAATGACCGCAGGTGATGTCGCACTGCGCGAACTGCCGCTACGCGGCGGCCTCGGGCGCTAG
- a CDS encoding GNAT family N-acetyltransferase has product MSVFDIQLETPRLLLRPPRAGDFEAWAAFRADEEAARYIGGAEARPVAWRSFAAMIGVWHLKGFAMFSVIEKTSGEWVGRVGPWQPEGWPGTEVGWSIVRRHWGKGFGPEAAAASMDWAFDHLGWTEVIHTIDPQNANSKAVAAKLGSRYLRMGRLPVPYDANEIEIWGQSREQWLARRTREERA; this is encoded by the coding sequence GTGTCCGTCTTCGACATCCAACTCGAAACCCCGCGCCTGCTCCTGCGCCCGCCGCGGGCGGGCGACTTCGAGGCGTGGGCGGCGTTCCGTGCCGACGAAGAGGCCGCGCGCTACATCGGCGGCGCCGAAGCGCGGCCGGTGGCGTGGCGCAGCTTCGCGGCGATGATCGGCGTGTGGCACCTCAAGGGCTTCGCGATGTTCTCGGTGATCGAGAAGACCAGCGGCGAGTGGGTAGGGCGGGTCGGGCCGTGGCAGCCGGAAGGCTGGCCAGGCACCGAGGTCGGCTGGAGCATCGTCCGCAGGCACTGGGGCAAGGGCTTCGGTCCCGAGGCCGCTGCGGCCTCGATGGACTGGGCCTTCGATCACCTGGGCTGGACCGAGGTGATCCATACCATCGATCCGCAAAACGCAAATTCCAAGGCCGTTGCTGCCAAGCTCGGCTCGCGCTACCTGCGCATGGGCCGCCTGCCGGTGCCATACGATGCCAACGAGATCGAAATCTGGGGACAGTCGCGTGAGCAGTGGCTCGCCCGACGCACACGCGAGGAGCGCGCATGA
- the sdhD gene encoding succinate dehydrogenase, hydrophobic membrane anchor protein, with amino-acid sequence MSTNNNRLRNPLKTARGLGSAKDGTHHFVVQRVTAIALVFLTIYVIGLILSLIGGDYASVRATVGHPCNAVLLSAFLIASFWHAKLGMQVIIEDYVHTPGLAMASQLAVVFVCVLAALASVLAVIRIALGA; translated from the coding sequence ATGAGCACCAACAACAACCGCCTGCGCAACCCGCTCAAGACCGCGCGCGGCCTGGGCTCGGCCAAGGACGGTACCCATCACTTCGTCGTCCAGCGCGTCACCGCGATTGCGCTGGTGTTCCTGACGATCTACGTGATCGGCCTGATCCTGTCGCTGATCGGCGGCGATTACGCCAGCGTCCGCGCCACCGTCGGCCACCCGTGCAACGCGGTGCTGCTGTCGGCATTCCTGATTGCCTCGTTCTGGCACGCCAAGCTCGGCATGCAGGTGATCATCGAGGATTACGTCCATACCCCGGGCCTTGCGATGGCATCGCAGCTCGCGGTCGTTTTCGTTTGCGTTCTCGCGGCATTGGCCAGCGTGCTCGCCGTCATCCGCATCGCGCTGGGAGCCTGA